One Mauremys mutica isolate MM-2020 ecotype Southern chromosome 9, ASM2049712v1, whole genome shotgun sequence DNA segment encodes these proteins:
- the CHMP1B gene encoding charged multivesicular body protein 1b — translation MSSMEKHLFNLKFAAKELSRNAKKCDKEEKIEKTKIKKAIQKGNTEVARIHAENAIRQKNQAINFLRMSARVDAVAARVQTAVTMGKVTKSMAGVVKSMDATLKSMNLEKISALMDKFEHQFETLDVQTAQMEDTMSNTTTLTTPQNQVDTLLQEMADEAGLDLNMELPQGQTGSVGTSVASAEQDELSQRLARLRDQV, via the exons ATGTCCAGCATGGAGA AACACCTGTTTAACTTGAAGTTTGCTGCCAAAGAGCTCAGCAGGAATGCAAAAAAATGTGATAAAGAAGAAAAGATTGAAAAGACTAAAATTAAGAAG GCAATCCAGAAGGGTAATACTGAAGTTGCAAGAATACATGCAGAAAACGCAATCCGACAGAagaatcaagcaatcaatttctTGCGCATGAGTGCCAGAGTAGATGCAGTAGCAGCAAGAGTTCAAACTGCAGTAACAATGGGCAAG GTAACAAAATCAATGGCAGGAGTAGTTAAATCTATGGATGCTACATTGAAGAGCATGAACCTGGAAAAG ATATCTGCCTTAATGGACAAATTTGAGCACCAGTTTGAAACACTAGATGTTCAGACAGCACAGATGGAAGACACAATGAGTAATACTACTACATTAACAACACCACAA AACCAAGTGGATACGCTTCTACAGGAAATGGCAGATGAAGCAGG CCTTGATCTGAACATGGAACTACCCCAGGGGCAAACAGGTTCTGTTGGCACAAGTGTTGCTTCAGCAGAGCAG GATGAGCTGTCACAGAGACTGGCCCGCCTACGTGATCAAGTTTAA